The following nucleotide sequence is from Leopardus geoffroyi isolate Oge1 chromosome D4, O.geoffroyi_Oge1_pat1.0, whole genome shotgun sequence.
GAATGGAGAGCCTCCTAAGTCACTGAGAAGTTGACGACTTTTAAACAAGAATGCTAGGAGGCTCTAGTACTAATTTAGTTTCATTTCTTGGCAGGGTACAACTGTTTCACCAGTAAAACACAAACAGGTGTGTTCTTTTTGCTTTGGGGTGGGGCGTAGGTAATTGTGATTACCCTGAAAGTCCTCAGAATGCAGATAAGATAAATAtctaaatgtcttcattttaaagagaacCAGCCTAAAGTGAATAGTTTTCATAAGTCACTGTCCAGGATTATTTTTACCGGATGAGTTTTCCACAccttaatttgttttcttgtattttttccattataaaactGTTATGGCTGAGATAATTTTATTGAATACGTCCTCCTTTTCAGACAtcagaaaatttaaattcctCAGCAGAGTTTCCAAGTCATGACCTTAATGAGAGTCCCAAAGAAATTGCTTTCCGACTCAAACTTAATGTCTATTCAATCTGTGGGAGTTTCTTCACTTGGTTCCTCACTCTGAATTAAATCTGACTCATCATTCATGCCTGTATCATCTGAGGCTGTGGAAATCATGTCCGTTGTTCTAGATTTTGACAATGTGTCTTCTTTTTTCAATTCTGAAGATGTAGTACCCCAAAATATGCTGCTGTCAGCACTCTTAGAAAAAGATGTGTCTGATACACCTTCTGACGGGTGGAAGTAAGACAGAGTTGCCAGCTCTGGGTTGACAGAGTATTCTGTTAGAACTGGActtttataactgaaaaagaaaacaggtatcAAGAATTGTTCCTAATTACATACATTTGCAGCTCAACTCAATTCAGAAAGGCATCACAAAAATTGAAACAATATGGAATTGGAATTCTGTCCAATTACTTTGTATAATGccatataaataagtaaaaaatgttaGACCCTAAGTAGATGTGCTGTTGAGAACAGAGGTCATAGTTCTTTTGTTcccaagctagagaaaagaatgcaCATCTAAATTCTCTATATCCTTTTCAATTGACTAgtgttatttttatctctagaTGACTAAAACACTAGGGAAAAATTCTCCCTGAGAGACAGCCCCATGCTCCTTTCTGAATAGAAGAAATGGAGCCTAACCTCGTATCTTACAGATAAATTTGGGAGCTGCATTTCCTAACAGCCTACTAAAGAAAGGAGGGTGTGAGCTTCATATCACACCTGTTACAAAGACTCCAGAGGTCTGCAGACTTACCTCATTGTCTTCACCTTGTACAGCAAGGCACTGCTGATGGCCAAGATGATGACAAAAAGGAAGAGGGTCATCAGGGAGATGCCCAGCATTAATTTTAACTTGATTTCCTGTAGCTGTGTCATGTTATCTTCATTTATGGCATTCAAATCAGAgtctgagaagaaagaaagaaaaggcaatggGAAAGAGTAACCGAGTCCAGCATGTTTCCTGGAGAAGTAAGGATAGCAGAGCAACTGCAGAAAAGCGTTCGCCATCCAGAGTAGTCACTACTCACGCCCACTACTCATATACCATGCAGAGAAGACTGTAGGCTCCATCCTATGGCTAAGTgcccttcacttttttttaaaccttcactAGAGTCCTGGAAGAGCTGTtcttagctccattttacaggatCACAGAAGTTTATGAATTTTCCCATGGCACCTAGCTATTAAGTGGCAAAATCTGGTTTCAAACCCACATTACCAGGTGCTAAAATGTGTATATAGGAATCTTCCTCCCTGACTAATAAAAACCACTGGAAAGATGACTATTGAAAATATGATGGACTCACACAACAGGGGTTAGTCCTTCAGCAGAGAAAGATAGAATTTTACTGTTGGGAACtgcattgatttttctctgatgCCAAAAGGATGGTGTACTGAGGTTTAAGAAATgaatttgccattttattactgagATCAAACCTAATGTAtatgatgttaaaaaaagaaatgaaaacttactgCTTTCTAAAATAAGTTATGTGATAAAAATCATGTCCAGACTCAGAGCTATCAAAGATATCAAATCTATTgattaaaatataactttactgccaaattttatattttcctgaatttATGCCTCACTTAATAGCCATTTATTTAATGCAACTTTAAATGACCATGTTGttacttctctcttctcccagctTTCTTCCCCCAGCTTTCTCCCACCCAAAACTTACAAAGGTTTTCATTATTTGTTAGGTAATGATGTTTTGGATAAGCAGTGACAAGCTCCCACGTCTGTATTCTCTCATTCTGTTAATTGTCAGAGTACGATCTTAGACCAAGTAGAGTGAAATGTACAACTATCATTGATTATCTTGACTTCAAGGCAGATTACTTTGGGAATAATCAAACAAATGATGTTGAAATGGGCTGTGCTCCTGAATTGCTTTGCTACTCCTTAAAAGGTTTTTTATAAAGAGGTGTACTTGtagtacattttgttttttgaggtgaTGGTCAAAACTAGAGAAGGGTTTGGAATTCTCAACCACTGGACATTATGACAAAGCTAATTACAAGTATGGACAGGttttctctctcagcctcagttctCTTGTCTGTGAAATGGTGATAATACCAACTTCATGGAGTTGCTGTGAAAACTGACATAATGTCTGTAAAGCACCTGGCATGTAATATGTACTAAATACatgacagaaaataaatcatGCCCAATCTAATTAGTTGGAAAGACAAAGTATTTCTAAGGTAATGCAGCCTTTGTCATTTCTATATACAATTTTTCTAAACAAAGAAGTCTCTTCATTCTCTTTAAACACTGCAAGGAGAACGGCtgtatttattacaaataatCCAATGCAGAAGAGAGTTGTCAGGACTTAGATGTATTACCAGGTGCATTTTTTTCCCAGTAGTTTATTTGTAGGACAGAGGTTTTGGGGGTAAATTAATGTATTGCCTTATTGTGACATTTTCTATTGAAATCAGTTCTTTTACTCATATAAATACGACTAATCCATtaatgaaaactacaagactGCATTCAGCAGCAGGAATTTTCTCATtccttgctggtgggaatacaaaacagtatagccactttggaattCAGTTTGGTAATTTCCTACAAAGCTAAACAGttttaccatacaatccagcaatcacggTTGTTGGTATTGacccaaatgagctgaaaacttatgtccacacaaagacctacatatgaatgtttatagcagctttattcattattGCCAAAAATTGGAAGTaatcaagatgtcctttagtaggtgaaAGGATAAATATATTGGTACAATTTATTGTACATTGTCCAATTGTGTGGACAATGAAATGTTAaatagtgataaaaagaaatgaaccatcaagccacaaaaatacatggaggaatattaaatgcatattaacAAGTGCAAAAAGCCTTGTGAAAGTCAATATACTATAGTTACCAACtatagaacattctggaaaaggcaaaaatatggagATGGTGAAAAGAGCAGTTGGTAGCCGGGGATTAGTGACAGAGGGGATGGATTGGTgcagcacaggggatttttagggcagtgtaACTACTCTGTATGATTGTAATGGTGGACACATGACATCATGCAtctgtcaaaacccacagaactgtaCAACACAAAGTGTggaccctaatgtaaactatggacttcagcTAATAGTAATGTATCAACATTGGCTTGTAAATTATAAAACGTACTAAACCAATGCAAGTTGATAATGATAGGAAAAACTGAGTagaggaaataaaggagaaatctgtactttctgctctttttttttctgtaagccCCAAACTGCTCTGAACTTAGAGTctatcaattgaaaaaaaaaaaaaaactgtgttctATATATGATTCACTTGCCTACTCCCCCATTTGGTTTATCTGTTTTAGGAATAGAAGTTATAAAacgggaaaataaaaatagccctCTCCAGCATGGTACCTGGAGAATAATGCTTAGGGACAATTGCTTCTCTAAAACAGCAACTGTCCTCTCTGATATAGTGTTAGCCACCGTGCTACCCTTTCACATACACTTCACATTACTGGGGAAAACACTATTGCCGCACAGTGAAGTCACACACTAAAATGTGTGCTGGCATTGATGCATCCATTTAATTGAAGTGTTTTGTGCTTACGTGGAATTGGGTGAAATAATTGATCTTTTTCCTCAAGCTCCTCAGCTGTTGGTGTTGCATTTAAAGCTGTTAAAACAATAAATTGGCGTTAAGGTAAACAAAATTAACTTCCTAAAATTACTGTGCGTGCGTTTAATATGTAGAATTTATTCTCATTATTTATGACACTTATGTTCCATAAAGTCATGtgaacactgaattagtgaatacCAAACTGCTGCCCCTAGGGGAAATACAAGGTTAGGTTGCTGTGAacctctggtcacattttcatcaaccaaCCAATACataactttgttttctctgtgtttctgtttaatgatattttatttaatatatattgttgattcattaacagtCAATTCATGATTAACAGCATCATAAATATGCCTGTTATCTGacacatattttctccataaggtatatcacagccttcttgtgcttAGGAATACTAACCAGTATCTTAATACTACACTTAGGGGCCATTTTAATTAgcaaaaccaccaacaaaatgcaCAAACATGCAAAACACGCAGCACTAAGTAAACCACCAAAAGGACACTTACTTACAGTGTAAAAGctaaaaaaaggaaggcagagcGTTGCCTTCCTTGTTTTACCTCAGTTGGGAACATTGAGTGTCAGgcaattaaaatttttgctgCTCTGGGCATGTCCACAAGCGACCACGAAAGTAATTTGGGGGGTTACAAATATTCTTTAGATGTAGGTaaattcacaaatacaaaatctgCAAATAATCAGGATCAACtgtctatgtatatatttcatgtctacaatgtacatatatgtgtatgccACATGAATTAAATTTACTCATGTGTGCATctacatatgatatatacatttatacatgcatatatatcaATGCACattacatttattcatgtatGCCTATATGCTTTTGACATATGCAATACATATTACATATGCATTTTGACAGATGCTtgcatatattttgatatatacttTGCATTTATTCACACATTTCCATGTGCTTATGGGCAAATTGCTTCAAACACAGAGAGGGACTATATTGAGCAAGAgccttacttaaaatttttaatcataaataaatTGAATGACAAGGCTGCAATATTTATAGGAGAATAAACATTTAGGAGAGGGAATCAGAAAATGCAGGACACGGTCaactttgtggttttgatttgcatttgctaTTATGTATGATAATGGCAGCAAAATGTTGACTTATTAATTCTTAATTAATTCTAATATTAATCCTTAATATTAGAACTGACTCAGAACAAAATTACACTGGTCTTGGCTTTCTTGCATAAGACTttagaaaaccaaaacattttctcAGCTACCTAACGACTATCAGTTTACCTTTAGCTAACATTGTCCAAAATGCAGGCTCATTTGGACGGTTGGTTCgtcctgtttaaaaaacaaaatagaacaggaTAACTAGGTAAGGTGAGTTCGCTTTAGTAAATTTAGGATagaacatttattcacttttctgTTGGTCATGTAACAGTTATACTTTGAGCTCCTACCATGTTCCAGACCCTGTGGTCGGCACTAAAGTTACAAAAGTGACAAGACATGGACCTTATGCTGAAGGAACACACCCTCAGTTTGGGAGACAGACAAAAATCACTATTCATTATGTTGCAGGATAACGGGGGCTTCAATAGAAACACACAAGTGGTGTGCACATAGAAACCAGCTGTAAAGGCCGGAAACTCTTCGAAAGGGAGACGATGCTCCAATGTAGTGTTAGAGGACTAGAAATTGTTTGCTAGGCCAACAAGGGAAGAGTGAGGTTATTTCACTGTGAACAAAGTCAGAGTTGTGAGCAGATTTGGTGAGTTCTAAGAGCCTCAGGTAGTCTGAAGTGAAGAATGTGGGTGGGAAATGGGACCACAGAAGAAACTTGAACCTTTCCCAGGGGTCAGATTGTTTCAGATTTAAACGCCTGGTTTAGTAATTAGAACATGATCCCAAACCTAGTAGTAAATTACTAAAGATATTTAAGAAAGGATATCACTAGGATGATTTTCtagttctaaatatataaaaaagatgaCTAAGTTGTTTGTTTTAGTAGTGTTAGAGATGCAAACTAATTCACAACAGTCACGTGAGAAACATACTTGGATTGCATGAACTGGAGAAAATAGGGTTTCATGTAACGACAGGTCCATTGTCTTCAATTAGACCACTTGTTCAAGACCTTAGAGGAGAGCCATCCTGGGGGTTatgttttcacaaatatttcataaGGAACAATATTATCAGCAGGAGAGATAAATgatgattttgattttgaaaccTCTCACTAccaaccgccccccaccccccaccaataATTTTGGGAAACACTAATAATTGActctaattagaaataaatttattcctCAAGCAGATAGACACttgtacattattattttaaaaataatagtaaaatgtattaaatatatttatatgttgaatataaatataagtgtaatacattttgttaaaatagattttattttaaaaagagctcaCACCCTCTCCCTTCATCAGGTAAATCTAAAAATGGACTCAGACTTCCATTGTTTCAAAGATTTTCAAGTGACTTTAAACTGCAgctgtgtaagttctttatagcaCGCTATTACTTTATGAGACATCCAGAGTAATGAGACttaaattaaatcatataatGATATGCTCCAGGTATGACTAATGTGTAGAAACTTTAATACTTCGATATTGTTTTTGAGGGGGTTCAGTAGCATGTTCTTCAATGGTGGCTTTCCCAGGAAATGACGTAGTTGTTTCATTGAGGAGTTTATCTAGGAAAAGGGATAATAAATTATCAGCACATACAAATATTGACAACGTCTGTGATTAGGCatattttttaagctaaaaaatggaacatagaagaaaaagagaaagatgttgACATTTTCCTGAGATATATTAAAGGAGGGGAAAGACGAAGGCATTGAAGAATAAAGTTTTGGGAAAATGGGTTGCCCGAGAGGGGATTAATACGCCTATAATTTGTGGGAAAGAGGAAAAGCTGGTACTGTGGGGCCAGAAGCTTCTTTTAGAGGTAAAAGAGGTAAATACCAGATGGTATTCTGAGCAGAACTTGAAGTGATACTATCAGCCCAGAACAGCTTGGTTGCTGGTCAGTGTCAGGACGTGGAAGAGGAAGGTACATCAGTATCCTTGTAAATGGGAAGCGTTTCCTTTACtattcaaaacaaaatcaaggGTTTTCAGGCCTGATTTACTATGTATTTCAGTCTATAATGTGCCCCTCTTCTGGAGGAATGTCAGTAAGAGTGTATTTGGCAACAATTGTGACCCGAGACgttttccacccctccccaccccccatggtgGCCATTTCAGTCAATTTTGTTTAATGCTGGCGCTAATGAAGTTCCACACGAAGTACAGGCAATCTCGCTATAGAAAAAGTTCTACATAGAGACAGAGTTAATTCGGACTGAGGCTACCAACAGCACCATGATAGGTACCTTGTTGGCAAGAAAGCTATGGAAAAGAGAATCTGTTTCCAGACTTGACATGATTCAGGCAGGACTTCAACAAAATTGGTAAGTAATCCTCGAGGTCTGCTATAGAACCCTCATACTCTATTTTGGCAAAAAATCATGAGGATTGCCCCCTTGCCCTCACAGTTCTAGTTCCAATTGTTAGTCAAAAATTTTCTGCAGAGTTCCAACTCCTTCAGGGGCTCGCTCCTCTAGAATGTCCCTACCATGTTAGCATATCTCCTTCTGTCAGATCCCCATTTTAAATGGCAACAATTTCTTATCCCTATCCAACTTTCTTTGACAATACTCTGGAG
It contains:
- the EQTN gene encoding equatorin isoform X4, coding for MNFILFIFVSGVFSSQLPNMTSHNDESGDMMLSEMMLPEKQGKQALENKEPPENEEPPENKELVENKEPPENKEPPENKEPPENKEPPEYKPPENKDPPENKPPENKVDTPANEKSGNYYKDIKQYVFTTQNVNGSQSEISVRATTDLQFALRNYKLLNETTTSFPGKATIEEHATEPPQKQYRRRTNRPNEPAFWTMLAKALNATPTAEELEEKDQLFHPIPHSDLNAINEDNMTQLQEIKLKLMLGISLMTLFLFVIILAISSALLYKVKTMSYKSPVLTEYSVNPELATLSYFHPSEGVSDTSFSKSADSSIFWGTTSSELKKEDTLSKSRTTDMISTASDDTGMNDESDLIQSEEPSEETPTD
- the EQTN gene encoding equatorin isoform X1; this translates as MVGEDVLAWVVRAWNSWRNDTKVKNCRGLRALYAHLFSPSHRSEEWAREPKENSAVNRTNFDLDHLFFQESGDMMLSEMMLPEKQGKQALENKEPPENEEPPENKELVENKEPPENKEPPENKEPPENKEPPEYKPPENKDPPENKPPENKVDTPANEKSGNYYKDIKQYVFTTQNVNGSQSEISVRATTDLQFALRNYKLLNETTTSFPGKATIEEHATEPPQKQYRRRTNRPNEPAFWTMLAKALNATPTAEELEEKDQLFHPIPHSDLNAINEDNMTQLQEIKLKLMLGISLMTLFLFVIILAISSALLYKVKTMSYKSPVLTEYSVNPELATLSYFHPSEGVSDTSFSKSADSSIFWGTTSSELKKEDTLSKSRTTDMISTASDDTGMNDESDLIQSEEPSEETPTD
- the EQTN gene encoding equatorin isoform X3, with translation MNFILFIFVSGVFSSQLPNMTSHNDGEKSGDMMLSEMMLPEKQGKQALENKEPPENEEPPENKELVENKEPPENKEPPENKEPPENKEPPEYKPPENKDPPENKPPENKVDTPANEKSGNYYKDIKQYVFTTQNVNGSQSEISVRATTDLQFALRNYKLLNETTTSFPGKATIEEHATEPPQKQYRRRTNRPNEPAFWTMLAKALNATPTAEELEEKDQLFHPIPHSDLNAINEDNMTQLQEIKLKLMLGISLMTLFLFVIILAISSALLYKVKTMSYKSPVLTEYSVNPELATLSYFHPSEGVSDTSFSKSADSSIFWGTTSSELKKEDTLSKSRTTDMISTASDDTGMNDESDLIQSEEPSEETPTD
- the EQTN gene encoding equatorin isoform X5 — encoded protein: MEPGQESGDMMLSEMMLPEKQGKQALENKEPPENEEPPENKELVENKEPPENKEPPENKEPPENKEPPEYKPPENKDPPENKPPENKVDTPANEKSGNYYKDIKQYVFTTQNVNGSQSEISVRATTDLQFALRNYKLLNETTTSFPGKATIEEHATEPPQKQYRRRTNRPNEPAFWTMLAKALNATPTAEELEEKDQLFHPIPHSDLNAINEDNMTQLQEIKLKLMLGISLMTLFLFVIILAISSALLYKVKTMSYKSPVLTEYSVNPELATLSYFHPSEGVSDTSFSKSADSSIFWGTTSSELKKEDTLSKSRTTDMISTASDDTGMNDESDLIQSEEPSEETPTD
- the EQTN gene encoding equatorin isoform X2; the protein is MEPGQDTKVKNCRGLRALYAHLFSPSHRSEEWAREPKENSAVNRTNFDLDHLFFQESGDMMLSEMMLPEKQGKQALENKEPPENEEPPENKELVENKEPPENKEPPENKEPPENKEPPEYKPPENKDPPENKPPENKVDTPANEKSGNYYKDIKQYVFTTQNVNGSQSEISVRATTDLQFALRNYKLLNETTTSFPGKATIEEHATEPPQKQYRRRTNRPNEPAFWTMLAKALNATPTAEELEEKDQLFHPIPHSDLNAINEDNMTQLQEIKLKLMLGISLMTLFLFVIILAISSALLYKVKTMSYKSPVLTEYSVNPELATLSYFHPSEGVSDTSFSKSADSSIFWGTTSSELKKEDTLSKSRTTDMISTASDDTGMNDESDLIQSEEPSEETPTD